In Deinococcus sp. YIM 134068, the following are encoded in one genomic region:
- the rpsI gene encoding 30S ribosomal protein S9, which translates to MAIEQFYGTGRRKAAVARVFLRAGEGKIIVNGKEFQTYFRGLLRAVHALQGFRETGTAGRFDAVITVTGGGPSGQADAIKLGIARALLKVNPDFRAQLKPRGLLTRDPREVESKKYGLKKARRAPQFSKR; encoded by the coding sequence ATGGCGATTGAACAGTTCTACGGCACGGGCCGCCGCAAGGCCGCCGTCGCCCGCGTGTTCCTGCGCGCCGGCGAGGGCAAGATCATCGTGAACGGCAAGGAGTTCCAGACCTACTTCCGTGGGCTGCTGCGCGCCGTCCACGCCCTCCAGGGCTTCCGCGAGACGGGCACGGCGGGCCGCTTCGACGCCGTGATCACCGTGACGGGCGGCGGCCCCAGCGGTCAGGCCGACGCGATCAAGCTCGGCATCGCCCGCGCGCTGCTGAAGGTCAACCCCGACTTCCGCGCCCAGCTCAAGCCCCGTGGTCTGCTGACCCGCGACCCCCGCGAGGTGGAGAGCAAGAAGTACGGCCTCAAGAAGGCCCGCCGCGCGCCCCAGTTCAGCAAGCGCTGA
- the rplM gene encoding 50S ribosomal protein L13, producing MKTYIPKNDEQNWIVVDAANIPLGRLATLIASRIRGKHRPDFTPNVIQGDFVVVLNAEKVVLTGGKLDTKVYTRYTGYQGGLKTETARQALAKHPERVIEHAVFGMLPKGRQGRAMHGRLKVYAGETHPHAAQKPQRLEVR from the coding sequence GTGAAAACCTACATTCCCAAGAACGACGAGCAGAACTGGATCGTGGTGGACGCGGCGAACATCCCGCTGGGCCGCCTCGCCACCCTGATCGCCAGCCGCATCCGTGGCAAGCACCGCCCCGACTTCACGCCCAACGTGATTCAGGGCGACTTCGTGGTCGTGCTGAACGCCGAGAAGGTCGTGCTGACCGGTGGCAAGCTCGACACCAAGGTGTACACCCGCTACACGGGCTACCAGGGTGGCCTGAAGACCGAGACGGCGCGCCAGGCGCTCGCCAAGCACCCCGAGCGCGTGATCGAGCACGCCGTCTTCGGCATGCTGCCCAAGGGCCGCCAGGGACGCGCGATGCATGGCCGCCTGAAGGTCTACGCGGGCGAGACCCACCCCCACGCAGCTCAGAAGCCCCAGCGGCTTGAGGTTCGGTAA
- a CDS encoding alpha/beta hydrolase, with protein MTWRPYAARPESTVTGTLLEWEGVEDANHAPRTLLAWLPPSYEREPERRYPVVYFHDGQNVFDAATNPFGSEWEADETLTRVAARGVEAIAIGIPHGGERRFHEYSTSPNPQFPEEGGGGADAYLAFLTKTVKPLMDGSLRTLPDVEHTTLIGSSMGGLISLYALLTRPDVFGSAGVMSPAFWACPGDAERLVRVSPPPTGRVWLDVGGRESTERPERSRAYWDDAHAMRDLLLEKGMGERLHFVADPEGEHHERAWAGRLPGALEFLLGVS; from the coding sequence GTGACGTGGCGGCCCTATGCGGCCCGGCCTGAAAGCACCGTCACGGGCACCCTGTTGGAGTGGGAGGGCGTGGAGGACGCCAACCATGCCCCGCGCACCCTGCTCGCCTGGCTGCCACCCTCCTACGAGCGCGAGCCGGAACGCCGCTACCCCGTCGTCTACTTCCACGACGGGCAGAACGTCTTCGACGCGGCGACCAACCCCTTCGGCTCCGAGTGGGAGGCGGACGAGACGCTGACGCGAGTGGCGGCACGGGGCGTGGAGGCCATCGCAATCGGCATTCCCCACGGTGGCGAGCGGCGCTTCCACGAGTACAGCACGTCGCCCAATCCCCAGTTCCCGGAGGAGGGCGGTGGGGGCGCGGACGCCTATCTCGCTTTCCTGACGAAGACGGTGAAGCCGCTCATGGACGGCAGCTTACGAACTCTGCCCGACGTAGAACACACCACCCTGATCGGCTCCAGCATGGGCGGGCTGATCAGCCTTTACGCCCTCCTGACCCGCCCGGACGTGTTCGGGAGCGCCGGGGTGATGAGTCCCGCCTTCTGGGCCTGCCCCGGCGACGCCGAGCGGCTCGTGCGCGTCAGCCCTCCCCCCACCGGGCGCGTGTGGCTGGACGTGGGCGGACGGGAGAGCACCGAGCGGCCCGAGCGGTCGCGCGCCTACTGGGACGACGCCCACGCCATGCGCGACCTGCTGCTCGAAAAGGGCATGGGCGAGAGATTGCACTTTGTGGCCGACCCGGAGGGAGAGCACCACGAGCGCGCGTGGGCGGGGAGGCTGCCGGGGGCGCTGGAGTTCTTGCTGGGCGTGAGCTAG
- the aroQ gene encoding type II 3-dehydroquinate dehydratase, with protein MILVLNGPNLNRLGLREPGMYGAQTLEDLERLCEGWGAELGLTVACRQSNFEGQLLEWVHEAQTNGFSGIVINPGALTHYSYALRDAIASQPLPVVEVHITNVDAREAFRHASVTAPVCRGKISGLGFLGYRLAMEALTESAL; from the coding sequence TTGATCCTCGTCCTGAACGGTCCCAACCTCAACCGCCTCGGCCTGCGTGAACCCGGCATGTACGGCGCGCAGACGCTCGAAGACCTCGAACGCCTGTGCGAGGGCTGGGGGGCCGAACTCGGCCTCACCGTCGCCTGCCGCCAGAGCAACTTCGAGGGCCAGCTTCTCGAATGGGTCCACGAGGCGCAGACGAACGGCTTTTCGGGCATCGTGATCAATCCCGGTGCCCTGACCCACTACTCCTACGCGCTGCGAGACGCCATCGCCTCGCAGCCCCTGCCCGTCGTGGAGGTCCACATCACCAACGTGGACGCGCGGGAGGCGTTCCGGCACGCCTCCGTCACCGCCCCCGTGTGCCGGGGCAAGATCAGCGGCCTGGGCTTTCTCGGCTACCGCCTAGCGATGGAGGCCCTGACGGAGAGCGCCCTGTGA
- the aroB gene encoding 3-dehydroquinate synthase yields MRRIEVGGSQAYAVEVGAGLLSQVRVPERHIALIHPVDLPASLVETVWAALSPAVTVPVPARDDCKTLEIFADVLSQLARANLPRDGAVVGLGGGAATDLAGFVAASYLRGVAFYTLPTTLLGMVDAAVGGKTGVNLPEGKNLVGAFWPPRAVWCDTDALTTLPPAVFAEGAAEAYKHGLISDPTLLPRVLSPDFRPGGTQLEDTLADAIAVKAGVVTRDLTERGERAFLNFGHTLAHALEAVTDHAITHGEAVGYGMHYAARLSRALGGADLTGHTLAFLRWQRPRSLPTLTFEDVWPYMARDKKADADGVRFVLLHDLARPYLARVPGDVLRREFEGWRDEVAKILIPG; encoded by the coding sequence GTGCGGCGGATTGAGGTCGGCGGGTCTCAAGCCTACGCGGTGGAGGTCGGCGCGGGGCTGCTCTCGCAAGTGCGCGTCCCCGAACGGCATATCGCTCTCATCCACCCGGTAGACCTGCCCGCGTCCCTCGTGGAGACGGTGTGGGCGGCCCTCTCCCCCGCCGTCACCGTGCCCGTCCCCGCCCGCGACGACTGCAAGACGCTGGAAATCTTCGCGGACGTGCTCTCGCAGTTGGCAAGGGCGAATCTCCCACGTGATGGGGCGGTCGTGGGTCTCGGCGGCGGCGCAGCGACCGACCTCGCCGGGTTCGTGGCGGCGAGCTACCTGCGCGGGGTCGCCTTCTACACGCTGCCCACCACCCTCCTCGGCATGGTGGACGCGGCGGTGGGCGGGAAGACGGGCGTGAATCTTCCCGAGGGCAAGAACCTCGTCGGCGCGTTCTGGCCCCCCCGCGCGGTGTGGTGCGACACGGACGCGCTGACCACCCTGCCCCCCGCCGTCTTCGCGGAGGGCGCGGCGGAGGCGTACAAGCATGGGTTGATCTCCGACCCGACGTTGCTGCCCCGCGTCCTCTCCCCCGACTTCCGGCCCGGCGGTACTCAATTGGAGGACACCCTCGCGGACGCCATCGCCGTCAAAGCAGGAGTCGTCACGCGCGACCTGACGGAGCGGGGTGAGCGGGCCTTCCTCAACTTCGGGCACACGCTCGCGCACGCGCTGGAGGCCGTGACCGACCATGCGATCACGCACGGGGAAGCCGTCGGGTATGGGATGCACTACGCCGCGCGGCTCTCGCGTGCCCTCGGCGGCGCGGACCTGACCGGACATACCCTCGCCTTCCTGCGCTGGCAGCGGCCCCGGTCCCTTCCCACCCTGACTTTCGAGGACGTGTGGCCCTATATGGCCCGCGATAAGAAAGCCGATGCAGACGGAGTGCGCTTCGTCCTGCTGCATGACCTGGCGAGGCCGTATCTGGCGCGGGTGCCGGGGGACGTACTCCGGCGGGAGTTCGAGGGGTGGCGGGATGAGGTTGCAAAGATTTTGATCCCCGGTTGA
- a CDS encoding shikimate kinase produces the protein MTVTLTEGLSTRLSPMHGSGLIERPVTWVALAGFMGTGKSRVGWELSRMLALHFVDTDKLITRVVGKTIPEVFAQEGEGYFRACEQEVVRRVTRLDHAVVSLGGGTFIHDANRHILLERGPVVVLWATPETVYQRTKHSDRPLLQTFDPLSRIRTLMDEREEHYRQGTLHVHSDGRPAEEIAGEIVERLWAWSDTEWDEEESAEPQEAELAGADRAAD, from the coding sequence GTGACGGTCACGCTCACGGAGGGGCTTTCCACTAGACTGTCCCCCATGCACGGGTCCGGCCTGATCGAGCGCCCCGTCACGTGGGTGGCGCTGGCGGGCTTCATGGGCACCGGAAAAAGCCGGGTGGGCTGGGAACTCTCGCGGATGCTCGCGCTGCATTTCGTGGACACCGACAAGCTCATCACCCGCGTGGTGGGCAAGACCATCCCCGAGGTCTTCGCGCAGGAGGGCGAGGGCTACTTCCGCGCCTGCGAGCAGGAGGTCGTGCGCCGCGTCACCCGCCTCGATCACGCGGTCGTGAGCCTCGGCGGCGGCACCTTCATCCACGACGCCAACCGCCACATCCTGCTGGAGCGCGGCCCCGTCGTCGTGCTGTGGGCCACGCCGGAGACGGTCTACCAGCGGACCAAGCACAGCGACCGCCCCCTCCTCCAGACCTTCGACCCCCTCTCGCGCATCCGCACGCTGATGGACGAGCGCGAGGAGCACTACCGTCAGGGCACCCTCCACGTCCACAGCGACGGTCGCCCCGCCGAGGAGATCGCCGGGGAGATCGTGGAGCGGTTGTGGGCGTGGTCTGACACGGAGTGGGACGAGGAGGAGAGTGCCGAACCGCAGGAGGCCGAACTCGCCGGGGCTGACCGTGCGGCGGATTGA
- the aroC gene encoding chorismate synthase, producing the protein MRYLTAGESHGPQLTAIIEGVPSHLPLGKGDIDPWLRRRQGGYGRGRRMVIETDEAQILSGVRAGRTTGAPITLAIENRDHRNWTEIMSPEPGGEPRKKALTDARPGHADLTGGIKYRHKDLRDVLERASARETAARVAVGSVALKLLSELGVEGANYVSSLAGIETRQPFSWKALEAIEESDLRTPDADAAAQMRERIDRAKKDGDTLGGILEVRFRGLPVGLGSFVHWDRKLDGRIAQACLSVQAMKGVEIGRAFENAVRPGSSVHDAVFRDEEGYRRETNGAGGLEAGMTNGEELIVRVAMKPIATLMKPLPTVNVVTHEASDAARERSDTTAVPAAGVILQCVIGWVLADALLEKFGGDTLPELQERVDAARAYARTY; encoded by the coding sequence ATGAGGTACTTGACCGCCGGGGAGTCGCACGGGCCGCAACTGACGGCCATCATCGAGGGGGTGCCGTCGCACCTGCCGCTCGGCAAGGGGGACATCGACCCGTGGCTGCGGAGGCGGCAGGGCGGTTACGGGCGGGGCCGCCGCATGGTGATCGAGACGGACGAGGCGCAGATTCTGAGTGGCGTGCGGGCCGGACGGACGACGGGCGCACCCATCACCCTCGCCATCGAAAACAGGGACCACCGCAACTGGACCGAGATCATGTCGCCCGAGCCGGGGGGCGAGCCGCGCAAGAAGGCCCTCACCGACGCCCGCCCCGGCCACGCCGACCTCACGGGCGGCATCAAGTACCGCCACAAGGACCTGCGCGACGTGCTGGAGCGGGCCTCGGCGCGGGAGACGGCGGCGCGGGTGGCGGTCGGGTCGGTGGCGCTCAAGCTCCTCTCCGAACTCGGCGTGGAGGGAGCGAACTACGTCTCCAGCCTCGCGGGCATCGAGACGCGGCAGCCCTTCTCGTGGAAGGCGCTGGAGGCCATCGAGGAGTCCGACCTCCGCACCCCGGACGCGGACGCGGCGGCGCAGATGCGCGAGCGGATCGACCGGGCGAAGAAGGACGGCGACACCCTCGGCGGCATTCTGGAGGTGCGCTTCCGGGGGCTGCCCGTCGGGCTGGGGTCCTTCGTCCACTGGGACCGCAAGCTCGACGGGCGCATCGCGCAGGCGTGCCTGAGCGTGCAGGCGATGAAGGGCGTGGAGATCGGGCGGGCCTTCGAGAACGCGGTGAGGCCCGGCAGCAGTGTCCACGACGCCGTGTTCCGGGACGAGGAGGGCTACCGCCGCGAGACGAACGGGGCGGGCGGCCTGGAGGCGGGCATGACGAACGGCGAGGAACTCATCGTCCGGGTCGCCATGAAGCCCATCGCCACGCTGATGAAGCCGCTCCCGACCGTGAACGTCGTCACGCACGAGGCGTCGGACGCCGCCCGCGAGCGCAGCGACACGACCGCCGTGCCCGCCGCCGGGGTGATCCTCCAGTGCGTGATCGGCTGGGTGCTGGCCGACGCGCTGCTGGAGAAGTTCGGGGGCGATACGCTGCCCGAGCTTCAGGAGCGGGTGGACGCGGCGCGGGCCTACGCGCGGACGTACTGA
- a CDS encoding secretin N-terminal domain-containing protein: MKRYALLLTAALGMAAAQTPSTPAPAPLARLADTQLSGANVTFDLRRAGSDLASVFLALAKSAGYEIILEPSVDAVLRAHSTEGDASAATAQGAATPTAAPSRVTYSFVNKPFNEVWPLVLDIYGLSYETMRIGGKPVLRVSAKPVQRIVRLPITLDAPRVERQLKLSFGSLKAGSSQSGGTGANTAEASREEIVLDSPTMRIIAEPSSNSVIIRGTNQEVAQVERLLSEIVAVQPAAARAVTTTEVQRVYAVKGQQADVTALLTAQYPALKVTPVGQTGQLLLTGPQAQLDAALTLLGQVDRPVAAVTTAQSIYAVKGQQSDVTALLASQYSGLKVTPVGQTGQLILSGPQTQLDAALALLAQVDRAAPPAQAGPQTVQRVFQLVNASAEEVKATLEGTLAREVTPQQPPLANVPVNATDANGNAITVTVPTTGTGGAQPEAQPSAQPTPQNSNAATIIADKRTNTLIVRGTAQQVSQVAELVPQLDQVVPQINVQVRIQEITETAGRTLGMDWKVGFGGFNVSVGSGGLGASFDPTRSLVGFNIFPTLTALENQGLTKRVYDGNLTMQSGQRSLGTGTSAQNASSNAAASIKSGGRLEINIPSSSGNIIRQIDYGLNLDFFDPQVAPDGTVSLRVRGQVNNIAGTLPTTTVPNLLNFTNSEAQSSITFKSGQTVLMSGLLGTTESKTNDGVPFLSSLPIIGAAFGKQATNRTQTQLLVIITGTVIK; this comes from the coding sequence ATGAAGAGATACGCCCTCCTGCTGACCGCCGCGCTCGGCATGGCCGCCGCGCAGACGCCCTCCACCCCCGCTCCGGCCCCCCTGGCCCGCCTCGCCGACACACAGCTCTCGGGCGCGAACGTGACCTTCGACCTGCGCCGCGCGGGCAGCGACCTCGCCTCCGTGTTCCTCGCGCTGGCGAAGAGCGCGGGCTACGAGATCATCCTCGAACCCTCCGTGGACGCCGTGCTGCGCGCCCACAGCACCGAGGGCGACGCGTCCGCCGCGACCGCGCAGGGTGCCGCAACGCCCACCGCCGCCCCCTCACGCGTCACCTACTCCTTCGTGAACAAGCCGTTCAACGAGGTCTGGCCGCTCGTGCTCGACATCTACGGCCTGAGCTACGAGACCATGCGGATCGGCGGCAAGCCCGTCCTGCGGGTCAGCGCCAAGCCGGTGCAGCGCATCGTGCGGCTGCCGATCACGCTGGACGCCCCCCGCGTGGAGCGGCAACTCAAGCTCTCGTTCGGGAGCCTGAAGGCCGGGAGCAGCCAGAGCGGCGGCACGGGCGCGAACACCGCCGAAGCCTCACGTGAGGAGATCGTCCTCGACTCGCCCACCATGCGGATCATCGCCGAGCCGAGTTCCAACAGCGTCATCATCCGGGGCACCAATCAGGAGGTCGCCCAGGTCGAGCGCCTGCTCTCCGAGATCGTCGCCGTTCAGCCAGCGGCGGCCCGCGCGGTCACGACGACCGAGGTTCAGCGCGTCTACGCCGTCAAGGGGCAGCAAGCGGACGTGACGGCCCTCCTCACCGCGCAGTATCCCGCCCTCAAAGTCACGCCCGTAGGGCAGACGGGGCAACTCCTCCTCACCGGGCCACAGGCCCAGCTCGACGCGGCCCTGACCCTGCTCGGGCAGGTGGACCGCCCCGTGGCTGCCGTCACCACCGCGCAGAGCATCTACGCCGTCAAGGGGCAGCAGTCGGACGTGACGGCCCTGCTCGCCTCGCAATACTCCGGCCTCAAGGTCACGCCCGTGGGCCAGACCGGACAACTCATCCTCAGCGGGCCGCAGACGCAGCTCGACGCCGCGCTCGCCCTGCTGGCGCAGGTGGACCGCGCGGCTCCCCCCGCGCAGGCCGGACCCCAGACGGTGCAGCGCGTCTTCCAGCTCGTGAACGCCAGCGCCGAGGAGGTCAAGGCGACGCTGGAGGGCACGCTCGCCCGCGAGGTCACGCCCCAGCAGCCGCCCCTCGCCAACGTGCCCGTGAACGCGACCGACGCGAACGGCAACGCGATCACCGTCACCGTGCCGACGACGGGCACAGGCGGGGCGCAGCCGGAGGCCCAGCCCAGCGCTCAGCCGACGCCCCAGAACAGCAACGCCGCGACGATCATCGCCGACAAGCGCACGAACACGCTGATCGTGCGGGGCACGGCCCAGCAGGTCTCGCAGGTGGCCGAACTCGTGCCGCAGCTCGATCAGGTCGTGCCGCAGATCAACGTGCAGGTCCGCATTCAGGAGATCACCGAGACCGCCGGGCGCACCCTGGGTATGGACTGGAAGGTGGGCTTCGGCGGCTTCAACGTGAGCGTGGGCAGCGGCGGCCTGGGGGCGTCGTTCGACCCGACCCGTAGCCTGGTGGGCTTCAACATCTTCCCCACCCTGACGGCGCTGGAGAATCAGGGTCTCACCAAGCGGGTGTACGACGGCAACCTCACCATGCAGAGCGGCCAGCGGTCGCTGGGCACGGGCACGAGCGCCCAGAACGCCTCCTCGAACGCGGCGGCGAGCATCAAGAGCGGCGGGCGGCTGGAGATCAACATCCCGTCGAGCAGTGGCAACATCATCCGGCAGATCGACTACGGCCTCAACCTCGACTTCTTCGATCCGCAGGTCGCGCCAGACGGCACCGTGAGCCTGCGTGTGCGGGGGCAGGTCAACAACATCGCGGGCACCCTGCCCACGACCACCGTGCCCAACCTGCTCAACTTCACCAACAGCGAGGCCCAGAGCAGCATCACCTTCAAGAGCGGCCAGACCGTGCTGATGAGCGGGTTGCTCGGCACGACCGAATCGAAGACGAACGACGGCGTGCCCTTCCTGAGCAGCCTCCCCATCATCGGTGCCGCCTTCGGGAAGCAGGCCACCAACCGCACGCAGACCCAACTGCTCGTCATCATCACCGGCACCGTCATCAAGTAG
- a CDS encoding type 4a pilus biogenesis protein PilO: MFAKLSATKLASPGLPSVKLAPRFVFILVLVGCALVVGMWYMMRFQPRQQEITLLQGEVETTRSRAEQYRAAQGALPELREAVARLQVEEDRFLRALPATAQFGTVLDEVRRNVTASGAELTDFAVQGGNVAGLPGGVRPINLNLSVSGRFAEVFGALRSLETQNRFTTVGGLGLQLPQADALDPSLEGTLSLTVYTYDQTQAAGDAANAPQAPGAAPEAAPAAPQGGTQ; this comes from the coding sequence ATGTTCGCTAAGCTCAGCGCCACCAAACTCGCGTCGCCCGGCCTGCCCTCGGTCAAGCTCGCGCCCCGGTTCGTCTTCATCCTCGTCCTGGTCGGCTGCGCGCTGGTGGTCGGGATGTGGTACATGATGCGCTTCCAGCCGCGCCAGCAGGAGATCACGCTGCTTCAGGGCGAGGTGGAGACCACCCGCAGCCGCGCCGAGCAGTACCGCGCTGCCCAGGGGGCGCTGCCCGAACTGCGTGAGGCGGTCGCCCGACTTCAGGTGGAGGAGGACAGGTTCCTGCGGGCGCTCCCCGCCACCGCGCAGTTCGGCACCGTGCTCGACGAGGTGCGGCGCAACGTGACCGCCTCGGGGGCCGAACTCACCGACTTCGCCGTGCAGGGCGGCAACGTCGCGGGGCTGCCGGGCGGCGTGCGGCCCATCAACCTCAACCTGAGTGTGAGCGGGCGCTTCGCCGAGGTGTTCGGGGCGCTCCGGTCGCTGGAGACGCAAAACCGCTTCACGACCGTCGGCGGCCTGGGCCTGCAGCTCCCGCAGGCGGATGCCCTCGACCCCAGCCTGGAGGGCACGCTGAGTCTCACCGTGTACACCTACGACCAGACGCAGGCCGCCGGGGACGCGGCCAACGCCCCCCAGGCCCCCGGTGCCGCGCCCGAGGCCGCCCCCGCCGCCCCCCAGGGAGGCACCCAGTGA
- a CDS encoding fimbrial assembly protein yields the protein MVELNLLPVQERKRSEPNVWKYASVAVAALTGLALIFPERVVAGKIGELRAEQDRLNGEIAALTAAKSEFDRLTATRRTLEGVTATAEGLRQNKTYWTNDVAAFSARLPKGNDVALTSMTVKSLDAGALASLQGGGVYLGRNVVREIELAGTARSQQAVVTFLNVYENDPDFAVNFRSLQQDGETGRFTFAASVGLVGEAAPAAGTTPDAATPGTGTATGTPAPAAPSGGNDVR from the coding sequence GTGGTTGAACTCAACCTCCTCCCCGTTCAGGAGCGCAAGCGCAGCGAGCCGAACGTCTGGAAGTACGCCAGCGTCGCCGTCGCCGCCCTTACGGGCCTCGCCCTGATCTTTCCCGAACGCGTGGTCGCCGGGAAGATCGGTGAGCTGCGCGCCGAGCAGGACCGCCTGAACGGGGAGATCGCCGCGCTCACCGCCGCCAAGAGCGAGTTCGACCGCCTGACGGCCACCCGGCGCACCCTGGAGGGCGTGACGGCCACCGCCGAGGGGCTGCGCCAGAACAAGACCTACTGGACGAACGACGTGGCGGCCTTCTCGGCGCGGCTGCCAAAGGGGAATGACGTGGCCCTGACCTCCATGACCGTCAAATCCCTCGACGCGGGGGCGCTGGCCTCCCTCCAGGGGGGCGGCGTGTACCTGGGCAGGAACGTGGTGCGCGAGATCGAGCTGGCCGGCACGGCGCGCAGCCAGCAGGCGGTGGTGACTTTCTTGAACGTGTACGAGAACGACCCAGATTTCGCGGTCAACTTCCGCAGCCTCCAGCAGGACGGCGAGACGGGCCGCTTCACCTTCGCGGCCTCGGTGGGCCTGGTCGGGGAGGCGGCCCCGGCAGCGGGCACGACCCCTGATGCAGCGACCCCCGGCACAGGCACAGCCACAGGCACCCCCGCCCCGGCGGCCCCGTCGGGAGGAAACGATGTTCGCTAA
- the pilM gene encoding type IV pilus assembly protein PilM, with amino-acid sequence MTSFLQRLLNPRPAAIGVEIGTSAIKVVALRPGSPPTLQHAVMVPTPIGSMRDGLVVEPQAVAQELRALLAEHRMTGKYKYAVTAVPNQAVVTRNIMVPRMERKDLQEAIKWEAERYIPYPIDEVCLDFDLLDDPAAIPEDGQMEVVIAAAPTEAILRQVEVLRLAGLEPTVVDLKSFAALRALRGNLLGAHLTVENTEGGTTTGGLVGAGEVGLVLEIGASSSVISLVRGERVLMARNIGVSADDFTTALQKAFDLDFTAAEDVKLGYATATTPTEDEEDLLNFDLSREQYSPARVFEVVRPVLGDLITEIRRSLEFYRVQSGDVVIDRTLLAGGGAKLRGLAAAIGDALGFRVEVASPWLAVQTDGANTDSGYLQTHAAEFTVPLGLALRGVSRG; translated from the coding sequence ATGACGAGCTTCTTACAACGCCTACTCAATCCGCGCCCGGCGGCCATCGGGGTGGAGATCGGCACGAGCGCCATCAAGGTGGTCGCGCTGCGCCCCGGCTCCCCCCCGACCCTGCAACACGCGGTGATGGTGCCCACGCCCATCGGCTCCATGCGCGACGGTCTCGTGGTGGAGCCGCAGGCGGTCGCGCAGGAACTGAGGGCGCTCCTCGCCGAACACCGCATGACGGGGAAATACAAGTACGCGGTGACGGCGGTCCCCAACCAGGCCGTCGTCACGCGCAACATCATGGTGCCGCGCATGGAGCGCAAGGACCTTCAGGAAGCGATCAAGTGGGAGGCCGAGCGGTACATCCCCTATCCCATCGACGAGGTGTGCCTCGACTTCGACCTGCTGGACGACCCGGCGGCCATCCCGGAGGACGGGCAGATGGAGGTCGTCATCGCGGCGGCCCCCACCGAGGCCATCTTGCGGCAGGTCGAGGTGCTGCGGCTGGCGGGGCTGGAACCCACGGTGGTGGACCTCAAGAGCTTCGCGGCGCTGCGTGCCCTGCGCGGCAACCTGCTGGGCGCGCATCTCACGGTGGAGAACACCGAGGGCGGCACGACGACGGGCGGGCTGGTCGGCGCGGGCGAGGTCGGCCTCGTGCTGGAGATCGGCGCGAGCAGCAGCGTCATCAGCCTCGTGCGCGGCGAGCGGGTGCTGATGGCGCGCAACATCGGCGTGTCGGCGGACGACTTCACGACCGCGCTGCAAAAGGCCTTCGACCTCGACTTCACCGCCGCCGAGGACGTGAAGCTCGGCTACGCGACCGCCACCACCCCCACCGAGGACGAGGAGGACCTGCTCAACTTCGACCTCTCGCGGGAGCAGTACTCCCCGGCGCGCGTGTTCGAGGTCGTGCGCCCGGTGCTGGGCGACCTGATCACCGAGATACGCAGATCGCTGGAGTTCTACCGGGTGCAGTCGGGCGACGTGGTGATCGACCGGACGCTCCTCGCCGGGGGCGGGGCCAAGTTGCGCGGGCTGGCCGCCGCCATCGGCGACGCGCTGGGCTTCCGGGTGGAGGTCGCCAGCCCCTGGCTCGCGGTGCAGACCGACGGCGCGAACACCGACAGCGGCTACCTCCAGACCCACGCCGCCGAGTTCACCGTGCCGCTGGGGCTGGCGCTGAGGGGGGTGTCCCGTGGTTGA